In Oncorhynchus gorbuscha isolate QuinsamMale2020 ecotype Even-year linkage group LG02, OgorEven_v1.0, whole genome shotgun sequence, a single genomic region encodes these proteins:
- the LOC123996124 gene encoding claudin-34-like has translation MVYLAHTVHWQFLGLVIGCVGWILTMATAGHNEWRLWYVEDVSVVTSGVAWVGVWRACFYSHTLPDSEFCQPISIADLFVPVEISVAQVVIMVAVITGLLGNILGAYAVRNIYFGQKTHDFIRLTFSGAGGLYVLTGVSFLVPLVWNVKSVLTNQTVAFPPEFHLPPAPLRQEVGGAIWMGVGASIFLIFGGLLFLCYRYVIRAKPVSGENDKDPLHGPPISLKSILENGDKETRDNPAFQAD, from the coding sequence ATGGTGTACCTGGCCCACACGGTTCACTGGCAGTTCCTGGGCCTAGTGATTGGCTGTGTAGGCTGGATCCTGACGATGGCCACCGCGGGCCACAATGAGTGGAGGCTGTGGTATGTAGAGGACGTCTCTGTGGTAACCTCTGGCGTGGCCTGGGTGGGCGTGTGGCGGGCGTGTTTCTACAGCCACACTCTACCCGACTCAGAGTTCtgccagccaatcagcattgcCGACCTGTTTGTTCCCGTGGAGATCTCCGTGGCACAGGTGGTCATCATGGTAGCAGTGATAACTGGACTCTTGGGAAACATCCTTGGTGCGTACGCAGTGAGGAACATCTATTTTGGTCAGAAGACTCATGACTTTATCAGACTGACTTTCTCAGGGGCCGGGGGGCTGTACGTCCTGACAGGGGTCAGCTTTCTGGTCCCTCTCGTCTGGAACGTGAAATCTGTCCTGACTAATCAGACTGTAGCATTCCCCCCAGAGTTCCACCTCCCTCCTGCCCCCCTCAGACAGGAAGTGGGCGGAGCTATCTGGATGGGGGTCGGTGCTTCGATCTTCCTTATCTTTGGCGGTCTCCTATTCCTCTGCTACAGGTATGTTATCAGGGCTAAGCCAGTCAGTGGAGAGAACGACAAGGACCCTCTACATGGGCCACCCATAAGTCTAAAGTCTATATTAGAGAATGGAGACAAGGAGACCAGAGACAACCCTGCCTTCCAGGCTGATTAA